A genomic segment from Stappia indica encodes:
- a CDS encoding imelysin family protein, with translation MKKTLLLATTLAGIALLPAGLARAADAAAVLDTYGDIAEAAYAESVATAEDLSAAVDALIAKPSDETLAAARKAWLAARRPYQQTEVYRFGNAIVDDWEGKVNAWPLDEGLIDYVDAGYGSDNPENAFYTANVIANPKITAGGREIDATEITPALLSEELQEAGEIEANVATGYHAVEFLLWGQDLNGTDKGAGNRPATDFDAANCTGGNCERRAAYLKAATELLLSDLKEMADAWKDGGAARAELAEKGEAGGLATILTGMGSLSYGELAGERMKLGLMLHDPEEEHDCFSDNTHMSHYDDVMGIRNVWFGRYEGFAGKSVEGASLRDLVAAKDAAVAEEVTAKLDATLAAFEALRKRAETVEAYDQMIGEGNDEGNAVVQAAVDSLIDQTRSIERAVATLGLDEIAFEGSDSLDNPGAVFQ, from the coding sequence ATGAAGAAGACCCTGTTGCTGGCGACGACGCTTGCAGGCATTGCCCTGCTGCCGGCTGGCCTGGCACGGGCGGCGGACGCCGCCGCCGTACTCGACACCTATGGTGACATTGCCGAGGCCGCCTATGCCGAATCCGTGGCAACCGCCGAGGACCTGTCCGCCGCCGTCGATGCGCTGATCGCCAAGCCGTCCGACGAGACGCTGGCCGCCGCCCGCAAGGCGTGGCTTGCCGCTCGCCGGCCCTACCAGCAGACCGAGGTCTACCGTTTCGGCAATGCGATCGTCGACGACTGGGAAGGCAAGGTGAATGCCTGGCCGCTGGACGAGGGCCTCATCGACTATGTCGACGCCGGTTATGGCAGCGACAATCCGGAGAACGCCTTCTACACCGCCAATGTCATCGCCAACCCGAAGATCACGGCGGGCGGCCGCGAGATCGACGCGACCGAGATCACTCCGGCGCTGCTGTCGGAAGAGCTGCAGGAAGCCGGCGAGATCGAGGCCAATGTGGCGACCGGTTACCATGCGGTTGAGTTCCTGCTCTGGGGGCAGGACCTGAACGGCACGGACAAGGGCGCGGGCAACCGTCCGGCGACCGACTTCGACGCGGCCAACTGCACCGGCGGCAATTGCGAGCGTCGCGCCGCCTATCTGAAGGCTGCGACCGAGCTGCTGCTGTCCGATCTCAAGGAAATGGCCGATGCCTGGAAAGACGGCGGGGCCGCCCGCGCCGAGCTGGCGGAGAAGGGCGAGGCCGGCGGTCTTGCCACGATCCTGACCGGCATGGGCTCGCTGTCCTATGGCGAGCTGGCGGGCGAGCGCATGAAGCTCGGCCTCATGCTGCACGATCCGGAGGAAGAGCACGACTGCTTCTCCGACAACACCCACATGTCGCACTACGACGACGTGATGGGCATCCGCAACGTGTGGTTCGGCCGCTATGAGGGCTTTGCCGGCAAGTCGGTCGAAGGCGCTTCGCTGCGCGATCTGGTCGCGGCCAAGGATGCGGCCGTTGCCGAGGAAGTGACGGCCAAGCTCGACGCGACGCTGGCGGCCTTCGAGGCGCTGCGCAAGCGTGCCGAGACGGTCGAGGCCTACGATCAGATGATCGGCGAGGGCAACGACGAGGGCAATGCGGTGGTGCAGGCTGCCGTGGATTCGCTCATCGACCAGACCCGGTCCATCGAGCGTGCCGTCGCGACGCTCGGTCTCGACGAGATCGCCTTTGAGGGCTCCGACAGCCTCGACAATCCGGGCGCTGTCTTCCAGTAA